The window GAGTTGTAAAAGATGCAAAGGTTTTCTCACTAGGAACCCAGAATGGTGGATTAGGGACAATTGAAATATAAAAGGGAGTAGATGTAGATTTATGGGTAATCTTGTCCAAAGGTCCTGTGACTTCTGAAGCTTTTCTGGTTTTATGTGAAATTTGAGTACTTTTGTCTGAAGCTCCCAGAGGTTGATGTGAAGTAGTTGCAGTCTTGCAGATGTCTGTGGTCTTTTCTAAGGATTTGGTCATCTTCTCTGAAGTTCCCCCTAAAGTTATGGTTTTGTCTAAACTTTCCATGGTTGTGGTTGGTTCCATGGTTCCTATGATTTTGTCAGAAGCAAATGGAGTCTTGTATGAGGTTCCTAAGGATTCAGTTATCTTGTCTGAAACAGCTATAGTCCAGATTGTGGTCAAGAAAGGGGTCCTATTCGATACTCTAGTAGCTTTGTTCAAATCTCCTATAATGGAGGTTCCCATTCCCTTATGGGTCCTGAAGGAGATTCCTGTTTCCATTTGGGAAGTATCTGTTATCTTGAGTGAGACAGATGTGGTTCTGTCTGAGGTCCCCTTTCCCTCATGATAGGTAATTATGGTCTTAGGTGAGACAGATGTGGTCCTAAAGGAGGATTCCATATTCTTGTGAGAAATATCTGTTATCTTGGGTGAGAAATATTTGGTCCTGTCTAAACCTCCTGTACTCTCTTGTGAGGGACTAGTGATCTGTGAGAGAGATGTCCTTTCTGAGGCTCCAGGATCCTTAGGATTATTACCTATAGTCTTGTCCAAGTGAGGTGTTATCTTGTCTGAACCTTCCATTCTCTCATGGTAGCTGGTTATAGTGTTGGGTGAGATAATTGTGGTCCTGTCTGGGACTCCCAAGTCTTTGTAGGAAGTATTTGTTGTATTAAGTAAGACagatgtggtcttctttgaagtTCCTGTGTTCTCATATGAGGTGCTGGTGATCTGTGAGAGAAATGTTGTCTTTTCTAAGGCTTTAGTATACTCAGGGGTATTACCTATAGTCTTGTCCAAGTGAGGTGTTGTCTTGGCTGAAATTTCCATTCCTTCATGGTAGCTAGTTATGGTGTTGGATGAGACAGATGAAGTCCTGTCTGAGGCTCCTATGGCTTCATGTGAACTGTTAGTGATCTGTGAGAGAGATGTTGTCCTTTCTGAGGCTGCAGAATCCTTAGGGGTGTTACCTATAGTCTTTTCTAAGTGAAGTGTTGTTCTTTCTGAAACTTCCATTCCCTCATGGTACCTAGTTATGGTGTTGGGTGAGGCAGTTGTGGTCTTGTCTGAGGTTCCTGTGCCCTCATATGAGGTGTTGCTGATCTGGGAGAGAGATGTTGTCCTTTCTGAGGCTCCAGTATCCTTAACTGTAGTCTTGTCCAAGTGAGTTGTGGTCTTCTCTGAGGCTCCCAAGCCCTCATGGTATGAGATAGTTGTAGTCCTGAAGGAAGTTCTCATTCCTCTGTGAGAAGTAGCTATTATTTTGGG is drawn from Macrotis lagotis isolate mMagLag1 chromosome 5, bilby.v1.9.chrom.fasta, whole genome shotgun sequence and contains these coding sequences:
- the MUCL3 gene encoding mucin-like protein 3; this encodes MRTSFRTTTISYHEGLGASEKTTTHLDKTTVKDTGASERTTSLSQISNTSYEGTGTSDKTTTASPNTITRYHEGMEVSERTTLHLEKTIGNTPKDSAASERTTSLSQITNSSHEAIGASDRTSSVSPKITDISHKNMESSFRTTSVSPKTIITYHEGKGTSDRTTSVSLKITDTSQMETGISFRTHKGMGTSIIGDLNKATRVSNRTPFLTTIWTIAVSDKITESLGTSYKTPFASDKIIGTMEPTTTMESLDKTITLGGTSEKMTKSLEKTTDICKTATTSHQPLGASDKSTQISHKTRKASEVTGPLDKITHKSTSTPFYISIVPNPPFWVPSEKTFASFTTLNHNQELNSTKSINNKWPNQKTDNSREGSQNGSIQEVLEGNSFPAWAIVIVVLVAVILLLLLIGLLFMAVYIIRTRHHHMATEYEKNDAEDEVGSNSYPVFLMEQQALGRSQIPLP